The genomic region CTTTGAAAATAATGTCCCAAGAAAATACTTCTACTTAATTGATAAAAAGGTACTAGGGCTTCAGAATTTATGGGCACCGGAAAAGTCATTAAATAAATGATGGTAATCGCCGTGAAAAAAAAGAGTAAAAAACTAATTCCAAAGTTACCCACCTTTTTTAATCTCTGTAAATCAAACGAAAAATGGGGTACCAAATAGGCCAACATTACGACTTCGGCAAAACCAGTAATTCCCCAAAAACTATTAATGATTAAAGGTCCAACACCCGCCCCAGCTAGAGGAAATAATAGTTTAAAATCATAACAAGGATAAAGGGCAATCAAAACCAAGGCCACCACCACCGATAAAATTACATAAGAAAAAAGGGCTGCATGACACACCACTTCTATTCCATAGTGAACCGCCAGCCAGGCCACTAAAATAAAAATAAAGGCAATAACTTTAACTGGTGTTTCCGTTAATATAGAAAGATTAGTAGCTTCACTAAACAGACGTAAAAAAATACTAGTTTCTAAAATACTATAAGAAAAAACAGCTAAATTAATACCCAGCCCCCAAAAGGGGCCGCAAACAATTTGTGTAATCTCTGTAATTGACTTTCCGGGAAAACGGGCCAGGATTTTAATTATTATTTGCCAAAAAAAGAGCGTCAAAAGACCACTAAAAATAACAATTAACCACCCAGCTGTTAATCCCCAGTCTGTTACCAAACGCGGATAACCCAAAAAAGCCTTTGAACCAATAACAACTATAATAAATGCCGTTGCTGCTGAACTATTAATAAGCTCCTTATTCATCTTTTTTGCCCCTTCTTACCTTTTTTAACCAACCACGGCTAATATTAGGCTGACGTTGTTGATCCTGTGATTTTAAATAAGGAGGCCTTTTTTCCATAGACCAAAGCGGACCCCGCCAGAATACATCTGGACTGGTTTTTACTTGAGGACTATAAGGAGCTAAATAAGGAACCCCAAATGACTTAGTATTAACTAAGTTAGTCAAATAAACGAATAACCCACCGGCAATACCAAAAAAACCAAAAATGGCTGCCAAAATGGTAAACATAAATCTTCTTTGTCGTAAGGAAAAAGAAAGTGAGAAATTGGGAACGGCAAAAGAAGCCAAACCGGCAATCGCTACCACAATAATCAAAATAGGACTCACGATCCCGGCCTCTACAGCTGCCTGACCCAAAATTAAGGCTCCCACAATACCAATCGTATTACCGATAATTCCGGGAATCCGCACACCAGCCTCACGAATAAGCTCAAAAGCAAATTCCATGGAAAATACTTCAAAAATAGTGGGGAAAGGTACCGGTACACGTGAAGCGGCAATGGCTAAAAGTAATTCCGTTGGAATCATTTCTTGATGAAAAGTAACCAACGCTACATAAATTCCAGGAATTAACAAAGTAATTAAAATAGCTAAAATCCGTAAAAAACGAATAAAGTTACCATAAGGTAAACGTAAATAATAATCCTCAGGACTGTGAATTAAAGAAAAAAAGGTTACTGGAGCAATTAAGGACAAAGGTGCACCATCTACCAAAACAGCTACATGACCTTCCATTAAAAAAGAAACCACCCGATCCGGTCTTTCAGTAGATAATAATTGGGGACAAAGACAAAAAGGATTATCTTCAATAAATTGTTCCAAAACACTAGAAACACTAATATAATCGGCATTTAGGGAACTAATCCTCTTCTTGACAAGTTCCACCAATTGCGGATTAGTTAAATCATCCAAATACATAACCGCAACATCAATACGATTACGTGCTCCCACTTTTATCATTTCCGTGATTAATTTTTCGTTTCGTAAATTTTTTCTAATTAAAGCCGTATTACTGCGTATAGTTTCATTAAAGGCTTCATTAGGACCTAAAATAACTTCCTCGATTTCCGGTTTATCAATAGCTCGCTTTTCCCAACCTTTTGTTTCTACAATTAAAGCTTTAGCACAACCTTCAACAAAAACTGCGGTATCACCATAATTAATACCTTCCAAAATAGTTTGATAATCCTCAGCCACTTCTACTTCATGACCTGGCAAAAGATGTTCCTGAATATATGTAATCAAGTCATCATTTTCCAATTTTTTTCCCCGCAAAAAGACCATTAAAGGTTTTAAAATCGCGTTATTAATAGTTTCCTTTTCCGCTAAACCATCAATAAAAACTAATAAGGCCGGAGTAGGGGGATCCAAATCTAAATAAAATTCACGTACAATAATATCCTTATTTTTAGGTAAAACATATAATTGCTGTAAATAACCCTTGTTTTTTTCCAAACAAGAACTAACCCGCAATTTTTGAGGATCCAAAGAACTATCCTGCTTTTTTTGATCAGCCAAAACTAATGGAGTCTTACTTGCCCGTACAGGTTTTTTCAAAGTCATCTGGGCAGGTATTTTTTTTTCCTCCATAGATTCTTGCTGGTCATATATACTACCTTTTTCTATTTTTAAATCCTGAAAAGTAAAGACTTGGCTTAGCCTTTTCCAAAAACTTGACTTGTCTTTCAATTAAATTCATCCTTTTTACATAGCTAATACTAGCTTTTGAAAATCCTGGCGAAATTATGCTTATCCAATAGTCTTTTTCCAAAATTTAATTTTTAAGGTTGACCATTTTCAAGCAAACAGGCACTTCCCATTTTTATAAGTGCATATCATAAAGAGTAAGTCCGCACAAAATGTAAAGGAGCGTAAAATTCTATGCTGACACATTTAATCAACCACCCCCTTGGCAAAAGGCCAGCTAAGCCCCGTCAAAAGGGAATTACTATGGTCCTAGATACCGGGCTTGGCTTACGCGAATTACAAGACCTTTTGGAAATTGCTGGGGAATATCTCGATTACTTAAAATTAGGTTTCGGTACATCCCTACTTTATCAACCTCAATTATTACAAACCAAAATTAAATTTTGTCAGGCCCATCAAGTAGAAATTTATCCAGGAGGTACTCTTACCGAAATTGCTTTACTACAAGGACAATATGAAGCCTATTTAAAATTATTAGTACATTTAGGGTTTAACACCATCGAAATTTCCGATGGTCTCATTAATTTAACACCCGCACAACGCGAAAAATGTATTAAACAAGCAAGCAAACAGGGCTTAACCGTACTTACAGAACTAGGTAAAAAAATGCCTGGCACTAAATTTGCCACACGTAAACTAGGTAAACAAGGCAGCCAAGACTTAAATAATGGGGCCCAAAAGATAATTATTGAAGCCCGGGAAAGCGGCAAAAACTCCGCTATTTATAATCAACAAGGGGAAATAAAACCTTCCCGCTTAAAAAACTTACTTAAACATTTTCCTCATCCCCATGAAATCATCTGGGAAGCACCTCTTAAAAAACAACAAATTGCTTTAATTCATGCTTTTGGCCCAGAAGTTAATCTCGGTAATATTCATCCCCAAAACTTACTAGCAGTAGAAGCCCTAAGAAGTGGCCTGCGTGCTGACACCTTGATACTGGCAGCCAACTTTACCCCCCAAATCAAGGAATAGCACAATGCCAGTTCATTTATCTTTTACTTTTACGGAACTTACCCCAC from Clostridia bacterium harbors:
- a CDS encoding GerAB/ArcD/ProY family transporter is translated as MNKELINSSAATAFIIVVIGSKAFLGYPRLVTDWGLTAGWLIVIFSGLLTLFFWQIIIKILARFPGKSITEITQIVCGPFWGLGINLAVFSYSILETSIFLRLFSEATNLSILTETPVKVIAFIFILVAWLAVHYGIEVVCHAALFSYVILSVVVALVLIALYPCYDFKLLFPLAGAGVGPLIINSFWGITGFAEVVMLAYLVPHFSFDLQRLKKVGNFGISFLLFFFTAITIIYLMTFPVPINSEALVPFYQLSRSIFLGHYFQRVEAFFLIFWDFTGFLRIAGGLLVGSIILRDTLKLPIYRPLFPLLCLIIFSLAFLLHNMMEVVQFEGEIRLRYGWLVIFGIPFFVGLLALLLRKKDGAADVS
- a CDS encoding spore germination protein, translated to MKDKSSFWKRLSQVFTFQDLKIEKGSIYDQQESMEEKKIPAQMTLKKPVRASKTPLVLADQKKQDSSLDPQKLRVSSCLEKNKGYLQQLYVLPKNKDIIVREFYLDLDPPTPALLVFIDGLAEKETINNAILKPLMVFLRGKKLENDDLITYIQEHLLPGHEVEVAEDYQTILEGINYGDTAVFVEGCAKALIVETKGWEKRAIDKPEIEEVILGPNEAFNETIRSNTALIRKNLRNEKLITEMIKVGARNRIDVAVMYLDDLTNPQLVELVKKRISSLNADYISVSSVLEQFIEDNPFCLCPQLLSTERPDRVVSFLMEGHVAVLVDGAPLSLIAPVTFFSLIHSPEDYYLRLPYGNFIRFLRILAILITLLIPGIYVALVTFHQEMIPTELLLAIAASRVPVPFPTIFEVFSMEFAFELIREAGVRIPGIIGNTIGIVGALILGQAAVEAGIVSPILIIVVAIAGLASFAVPNFSLSFSLRQRRFMFTILAAIFGFFGIAGGLFVYLTNLVNTKSFGVPYLAPYSPQVKTSPDVFWRGPLWSMEKRPPYLKSQDQQRQPNISRGWLKKVRRGKKDE
- a CDS encoding phosphosulfolactate synthase yields the protein MLTHLINHPLGKRPAKPRQKGITMVLDTGLGLRELQDLLEIAGEYLDYLKLGFGTSLLYQPQLLQTKIKFCQAHQVEIYPGGTLTEIALLQGQYEAYLKLLVHLGFNTIEISDGLINLTPAQREKCIKQASKQGLTVLTELGKKMPGTKFATRKLGKQGSQDLNNGAQKIIIEARESGKNSAIYNQQGEIKPSRLKNLLKHFPHPHEIIWEAPLKKQQIALIHAFGPEVNLGNIHPQNLLAVEALRSGLRADTLILAANFTPQIKE